The genome window ttTCTTGGTGTGAAGTGGTCAATTCTTATAGTTGCTCATTTATTTGCCTACCTATAGTCAATCTGTGAGCTGCTAAGGATAAGGATTGAATAATAATGCCTTCAATAATAAATATGTTGTATTTCTCTTAGAAAACTTTTAACTGTCAAGATTTAATTAAATGCAACTTTGTAAGCTAGTAGtgaggtcttttttttttttaaggtcgATTTATTATCTTCCATTAGCACTTATATATGTGCATAACTATGTATTCAagattttggaaatttaatCATGAGTAATCAATTGATGGCAATGCATGTACACCGAACCTGAGCATTTTCAGCATCTTGCTTCTGTTTTCGACTTCCCTGAAAATGATATCAAACAATAAAAATGGATTCTTCTCCAGCTTAGAAACTAAAAAAGTTGATATGATTCATTCCAAGTCTAGTGTTAAATGTCTTTGTATAATATGTTAAACATAAAGTTTTAGAATATCTCAAACATGGAATTAAGATGAACTATATGAGATCTGCAATAGCAAATAAATCATCATACTCTGAGGGTGACCTGCTGTTCTTTGTCTGCAAAAAGCAAACATAATGCGTCCTGCAATTATAATCAACATAATAAAATTatacaataaaaaaatgaaaaactgacttcaaaattctaaaaaaaaagcaaaggtTGAttcttaaaataaataatactgacattattgaaataatgtaaatttaaatgttttatttttaatgAAGGATTTGGTTACTCACAGATCGGTTGCAGCTTGTTTTGCTTCAGGGCTATCATAGTAACGTGCAATTTCCTCAAGTCTATAAAGGATGAATATATTCAAATGATTAAACTAACTCAAAAACATAATCAAGTTACAGGATATATAACAAATTGTACAAAGATGAAATTGTTGATATCTAATACCTGTTCAGCTCCTTGATAGGTGGATTTTCAACACTTTCTTTACGTTTCTGAATTAGTGCTTGAGCAGTAGGGTTGCCAAATTTGATGTGGCCAGGAATTTTTGTCTTTGCCATGACTTTTGTTACTAGGAAATTGTGAGAGAAATATGTACAGCCTTATTGAGGTATTTATTTAGATCTAGACGCTAAAACCTTCTTGTTGGAGAAtgcaatcttttcttttcttttctggttGTTGgggagggaaagagagagagagaagaaaattaGTCAATACAGTAGTAAAATCCTACCTTTGACACATCAATATTTTTAGTGGTCAAGGACATATGACGTCTGGCATTTTTACGTCATAAAGTTGTAAAAGATATATATCCTTAAAATATTGGAAGAATACTTAAAATTTAAGTAGTCTAGACAAGTACAACCATTAATAATTCAACTGCTTTCTGGTACGAAGTTTGGAGAGTGATGACCATTGAGTAAAAGAACACCTTGGATGGATCCAAAGTAgcatttagttttattttgctactttttattacttgaaaatttagaagacaaagaaaattaaatttataagACAAATAATAGTAGAGTTTGAATCTGATCAATTTGAGTGCTATTTGACATATGCTAAAAAcaattctttctttattttttttagtattttcgATCAGATTAGCCTTGATAGCACAACACTCAACCATGGTTTCAACAAGAATTTGAGAATCGTTAACAAACTAGTATACACATCCTTATCTTATCCCATAAATATTTTTAACCAGCACGCAAATATTGTACAAGAACATCAACTTAACAAATATA of Coffea arabica cultivar ET-39 chromosome 5c, Coffea Arabica ET-39 HiFi, whole genome shotgun sequence contains these proteins:
- the LOC113689066 gene encoding uncharacterized protein isoform X2 — protein: MAKTKIPGHIKFGNPTAQALIQKRKESVENPPIKELNRLEEIARYYDSPEAKQAATDLTHYVCFLQTKNSREVENRSKMLKMLRKWTSWDNICRFFKRVW
- the LOC113689066 gene encoding uncharacterized protein isoform X1, encoding MAKTKIPGHIKFGNPTAQALIQKRKESVENPPIKELNRLEEIARYYDSPEAKQAATDLTHYVCFLQTKNSRSPSEEVENRSKMLKMLRKWTSWDNICRFFKRVW